From Burkholderia sp. WP9, a single genomic window includes:
- a CDS encoding ABC transporter substrate-binding protein, which produces MKLVLRNALTAAAIASALTLSFAAVSPATAATPKDMFVMATFLDEFTTLDPGEIYELVPEEYVANTYDRLVRVDLKDPSKFNGDVAQSWTVSPDGLTFTFKIRSGLKFHSGNPLSADDVAWSIQRTVLLDKGAAAVLQGIGLTKDNVLNNVKKVDDTTVSVTTDQKYAPTFVLNVLGAWPASVVDKQLLLTHQKGNDLGNDWLRTNEAGSGAYKLVKWTANDSIVLQRFDGYRVPLAMKRIVLRHVPEASSQRLLIENGDVDVARNLSPDDLVALTKSGKAHVSAVPQATLLYLGLNVKNPNLAKPEVQEAMKWLIDYNGIQSNVAKTTYKVHETFLPEGFLGALNTNPYQQNVAKAKALLAKAGLSNGFSVTMDVRNGYPYSEIAEAVQANLAQGGIKVQIIPGDNKQTLAKYRSRSHDIYIGEWSADYIDPHSNAQGFTWNPDNSDKSAYKMLAWRNSWDIPGLTKEANAALAESSTAKRAELYQTMQKQVLANSPFVIMFQQVSQVAARPGVTGLEVGPINDLVSYRDLKKQ; this is translated from the coding sequence ATGAAACTGGTATTGCGCAATGCTTTGACGGCGGCAGCGATCGCCTCCGCCTTGACCTTGTCGTTCGCAGCGGTCAGCCCCGCTACCGCGGCGACGCCGAAAGACATGTTCGTCATGGCGACGTTCCTCGACGAATTCACCACGCTCGATCCAGGCGAAATCTACGAGCTGGTGCCGGAAGAATATGTGGCGAATACGTATGACCGGCTGGTGCGGGTCGATCTGAAAGACCCGTCGAAGTTCAACGGCGATGTCGCGCAATCATGGACCGTGAGCCCCGACGGCCTGACCTTCACGTTCAAGATCCGTTCAGGTCTCAAGTTCCACTCGGGCAATCCGCTGAGCGCCGACGACGTGGCGTGGTCGATCCAGCGCACCGTGCTGCTCGACAAAGGCGCGGCGGCCGTGCTGCAAGGCATTGGCCTGACGAAAGACAATGTGCTCAACAACGTGAAGAAGGTTGACGATACAACCGTCAGTGTGACGACGGACCAGAAATACGCGCCGACGTTCGTGCTGAACGTACTCGGTGCGTGGCCCGCATCGGTGGTGGACAAGCAGTTGCTGCTCACGCACCAGAAAGGCAATGACCTCGGCAACGACTGGCTGCGCACGAACGAGGCCGGCTCCGGCGCCTACAAGCTCGTCAAATGGACCGCTAACGACAGCATCGTCCTGCAGCGCTTCGACGGCTATCGCGTACCGCTCGCCATGAAGCGTATCGTGTTGCGTCACGTGCCGGAAGCATCGAGCCAGCGCCTGCTGATCGAGAACGGCGACGTCGATGTGGCGCGCAACCTGAGTCCGGACGATCTCGTCGCCCTGACGAAATCCGGCAAGGCGCATGTGAGCGCAGTGCCGCAAGCCACGTTGCTGTACCTCGGCCTGAACGTCAAGAATCCGAACCTGGCCAAACCGGAAGTCCAGGAAGCGATGAAGTGGTTGATCGACTACAACGGCATTCAGAGCAACGTCGCGAAAACCACCTACAAGGTGCACGAAACGTTCCTCCCGGAAGGCTTTCTCGGCGCGCTGAACACCAACCCGTACCAGCAGAACGTCGCGAAGGCCAAGGCGCTGCTGGCAAAGGCTGGCCTCTCGAATGGCTTTTCCGTGACGATGGACGTGCGTAACGGCTACCCGTACAGCGAAATCGCCGAAGCCGTGCAGGCCAATCTCGCCCAGGGCGGCATCAAGGTTCAGATCATCCCCGGCGACAACAAGCAGACGCTCGCCAAGTACCGCTCGCGCTCGCACGACATCTACATTGGTGAATGGTCGGCGGACTACATCGACCCGCACAGCAATGCCCAGGGCTTTACCTGGAATCCCGACAATTCCGACAAGTCGGCCTATAAGATGCTCGCATGGCGCAACTCGTGGGACATTCCCGGCCTGACGAAGGAAGCCAACGCGGCGCTCGCCGAATCGTCGACAGCAAAGCGCGCCGAGTTGTACCAGACCATGCAGAAGCAGGTGCTCGCGAACTCACCCTTCGTGATCATGTTCCAGCAGGTCTCGCAGGTCGCGGCGCGACCGGGTGTGACGGGACTCGAGGTGGGTCCGATCAACGACCTCGTGTCGTATCGTGATCTGAAGAAGCAGTAA
- a CDS encoding nitronate monooxygenase: protein MWNATAISQRLNIEYPIIQGPFGGGGSSVDLVAAVSNAGGLGSFGLQSVEADEIGTIVGHIRKVTERPFSVNLWVSTPGSIPELDDVMAVKVRDILAPHFEYLGLEVPALAERLIPDSDQQMEAMLDACPPVVSFVYGVPPEWVVEQCRLRGITMMGTATTIEEAMALESANVDCIIASSFEAGGHRGSFSTSAEDSLSGAMSLIPQVVDNVKLPVVAAGGIADARGIAAAFALGAQGVQIGTAFLACNESNASDLHRAALFSAHAKNTKLSRAITGRLARNIQSDFIDEIHVNGLNIPPYPVEAWFIKQLQAAALEQKRYEYLSFSAGQTASLIRHKKASELMADLIRDTPRLLERILRGSVAA, encoded by the coding sequence ATGTGGAACGCAACAGCTATCTCCCAGCGTTTGAACATTGAATATCCAATTATTCAAGGGCCATTTGGTGGTGGCGGATCATCCGTTGATCTCGTGGCGGCGGTTTCGAACGCCGGCGGCCTTGGTTCTTTCGGCTTGCAAAGCGTAGAAGCCGACGAGATTGGCACAATCGTCGGACATATCCGGAAAGTGACTGAACGTCCTTTCTCAGTCAACCTCTGGGTTTCAACGCCCGGAAGCATTCCGGAACTCGATGATGTAATGGCCGTAAAGGTCCGCGACATCCTTGCGCCGCACTTCGAATATCTTGGACTTGAAGTGCCCGCGCTTGCGGAGAGGCTTATTCCCGATTCTGACCAGCAAATGGAAGCAATGCTCGATGCGTGCCCTCCGGTGGTCAGCTTCGTGTATGGTGTTCCGCCTGAATGGGTGGTGGAGCAATGTCGTTTGCGGGGGATCACCATGATGGGTACTGCGACCACGATCGAGGAGGCGATGGCACTTGAGTCGGCTAACGTTGACTGCATTATCGCTTCATCGTTTGAGGCCGGCGGTCATCGTGGCTCGTTCAGCACGTCTGCAGAAGACTCGCTTTCGGGAGCCATGTCTCTGATCCCGCAGGTTGTGGACAATGTAAAGCTACCAGTTGTCGCCGCCGGCGGAATTGCAGACGCTCGAGGTATCGCAGCAGCGTTCGCGCTCGGTGCCCAAGGTGTCCAGATCGGAACTGCATTCCTGGCTTGTAACGAGTCGAACGCGAGTGACCTGCATCGCGCAGCGTTATTTTCTGCGCATGCGAAAAATACAAAACTGTCGAGGGCAATTACGGGGCGGCTCGCGAGAAACATTCAGAGTGATTTCATCGACGAGATCCATGTTAACGGATTGAATATCCCGCCGTATCCAGTGGAAGCGTGGTTTATCAAACAGCTTCAGGCAGCTGCTTTAGAGCAGAAGCGGTATGAGTACCTGTCATTCTCGGCAGGCCAGACGGCATCACTCATCCGTCACAAAAAGGCGAGCGAATTGATGGCCGATCTGATTCGCGATACCCCGCGTCTTCTCGAAAGAATCTTGCGCGGTTCGGTTGCAGCGTGA
- a CDS encoding ABC transporter ATP-binding protein — MPAATTQPLCEIDDLRIGFRGHDGELTEAVRGLSLTLQRGERLGIVGESGSGKSLTGRALLGLLPTAAQCHAKAMKFDGQDLLAMSVRKRRQLCGQQMGMILQDPKFSLNPVMTVAQQMREAFELHGPKFSRREMREKIIEALAAVHIRHPERVADSYPHELSGGMGQRVMIAMMVSSGPRLLIADEPTSALDVLVSMQVLGILDEMIDKHDTGLIFISHDLPLVMSFCDRVVVMFAGRVVETCAARDLIHAQHPYTRALLAANPPLVNPPDELPVLKRDAAWLTQPAGESA, encoded by the coding sequence ATGCCAGCCGCGACGACCCAACCCCTGTGTGAAATCGACGACCTGCGAATCGGCTTTCGCGGTCACGACGGTGAATTGACCGAAGCAGTACGAGGCCTTTCGCTCACGCTGCAGCGCGGCGAGCGCCTTGGCATCGTCGGTGAATCCGGTTCGGGCAAATCGCTCACCGGGCGGGCGCTGCTCGGCCTGCTGCCGACCGCGGCGCAATGCCATGCGAAGGCGATGAAGTTCGACGGTCAGGATCTGCTAGCGATGTCGGTGCGCAAGCGCCGGCAACTATGCGGCCAGCAGATGGGCATGATCCTGCAAGATCCGAAATTCTCACTGAACCCGGTGATGACGGTCGCGCAACAGATGCGCGAAGCGTTCGAACTGCACGGTCCGAAGTTCAGCCGGCGCGAGATGCGCGAGAAGATTATCGAGGCGCTGGCCGCGGTGCATATCCGCCATCCGGAGCGTGTCGCGGACTCTTACCCGCACGAGTTGTCGGGTGGCATGGGGCAGCGTGTAATGATCGCCATGATGGTGTCGTCCGGACCGCGTCTGCTCATTGCCGACGAGCCGACCAGCGCGCTCGACGTGCTCGTCTCGATGCAGGTACTCGGAATTCTCGACGAGATGATCGATAAGCACGATACTGGCCTCATTTTTATCAGCCACGACCTGCCCCTCGTCATGTCGTTCTGCGACCGCGTCGTCGTAATGTTTGCGGGGCGTGTGGTGGAAACCTGCGCGGCGCGCGATCTCATCCACGCCCAGCATCCCTATACGCGCGCCCTCCTCGCGGCGAATCCACCGCTCGTCAATCCGCCCGATGAACTGCCCGTGCTGAAGCGGGACGCGGCATGGCTCACGCAACCGGCAGGAGAATCAGCATGA
- the ddpX gene encoding D-alanyl-D-alanine dipeptidase, which produces MTKPRLIEITAATHGVDIDLVYATERNLTGKPIYKEAHCLLLEPAEAGLRKAVEIARDAGLTVRIFDAYRPPQAQQVLWDFLPDPTYIAELGRGSNHSRGTAIDLTLLDAGGNELDMGTGFDAMTIESEHFHTGLPAHVQRNRLLLLGIMHAAGFAHIKSEWWHYELPGSRALPVIDNSESGPLRLM; this is translated from the coding sequence ATGACAAAACCGCGACTCATCGAAATCACCGCCGCCACGCATGGCGTGGACATCGACCTCGTCTATGCCACCGAGCGCAACCTGACCGGCAAGCCGATCTACAAGGAAGCTCACTGCCTGCTGCTCGAACCCGCCGAAGCCGGTTTGCGCAAGGCCGTTGAAATTGCCCGCGACGCCGGCCTGACCGTGCGGATTTTCGACGCGTACCGTCCGCCGCAGGCGCAACAGGTGCTGTGGGATTTCCTGCCCGATCCCACCTACATCGCAGAGCTTGGCCGTGGGTCGAACCATAGCCGCGGTACGGCGATCGACCTGACGCTGCTCGATGCCGGCGGCAATGAACTCGACATGGGCACGGGCTTCGACGCCATGACGATCGAGTCCGAACACTTCCATACCGGCCTGCCCGCGCACGTGCAGCGCAACCGCCTGTTATTGCTCGGCATCATGCACGCCGCCGGCTTCGCCCACATCAAGAGCGAATGGTGGCATTACGAGCTGCCTGGCTCCCGTGCGCTGCCGGTAATCGACAACAGCGAAAGCGGTCCGCTGCGTCTCATGTAG
- a CDS encoding AEC family transporter, with protein sequence MSSLRQMLTKPLVWAPALGIALSLLGIKVPAILSSALDLLGKATPGVSLLCLGVIMSAVKLTMSREVIANLGLKLIAQPLLMYGATILFSVKGEFAQQMILLCALPSATISAMFANEAGVYRSEAATSILAGTVSSVVTFAISIALTSS encoded by the coding sequence ATGAGCAGCCTGAGACAAATGCTTACCAAGCCGCTCGTGTGGGCTCCTGCCCTTGGCATAGCGCTGTCGCTGTTGGGGATAAAGGTTCCGGCTATTCTGTCATCGGCTCTGGATCTGTTAGGAAAGGCAACGCCAGGCGTGTCGTTGCTATGCCTCGGAGTCATCATGTCAGCTGTGAAGCTCACCATGTCGCGGGAGGTCATCGCCAATCTTGGTCTCAAGCTCATAGCGCAGCCGCTATTGATGTATGGAGCAACCATTTTATTTTCAGTCAAAGGCGAATTCGCTCAGCAGATGATTCTGCTATGTGCGTTGCCCTCGGCTACCATTTCCGCGATGTTTGCAAACGAAGCGGGTGTTTATCGAAGCGAGGCCGCTACGTCCATCCTCGCGGGCACGGTGTCGTCGGTCGTCACGTTCGCGATCTCTATCGCGTTGACTTCGTCGTGA
- a CDS encoding AEC family transporter, with product MFERIVGPLLPVALIIALGYIAGKRRRLSHADSLLISRLILTWIFPSLLLIGMATTPRAQILDYHFVAATFVGIMGMYLLVLALGWLQLRKLDSATIKALVCAYPDAAFMGIPILLSMFGPEASIPSWY from the coding sequence ATGTTCGAGCGAATCGTTGGGCCGCTTCTTCCAGTCGCGTTGATTATCGCCTTGGGCTACATCGCGGGAAAGCGTCGGAGGCTCAGTCATGCCGATAGTCTTCTGATAAGCAGACTTATTCTTACGTGGATATTTCCTTCGCTTCTCCTCATCGGAATGGCGACCACTCCTAGGGCACAGATCCTTGACTACCATTTCGTTGCAGCGACGTTTGTAGGGATCATGGGCATGTACCTACTCGTTCTCGCACTGGGTTGGTTGCAACTTCGCAAACTCGACTCAGCAACGATCAAGGCGCTTGTTTGTGCCTACCCCGACGCGGCCTTTATGGGAATCCCGATCCTCCTGAGCATGTTCGGCCCGGAAGCATCTATTCCGTCCTGGTACTGA
- the nikC gene encoding nickel transporter permease, translating to MNAAPRRWKDWLLSDTPASRKQAALGLAYRRWRRFAGNPLSVFGLVILALLIVIAAIGPLIAPHDPLQQVLSDRLLPPGSPSHWFGTDQLGRDILSRLVYGSRLTLSIAILVVVIVVPVGLLIGTTAGFFGGWVDNVLMRITDVALAFPKIVLALAFAAALGPGVINAVIAISITAWPAYARLARAETLRLVQADFIHVARLQGASRMRILLRYIMPLCSSSVIVRATLDMAGIILTVAGLGFLGLGAQPPSPEWGFMVASGRNVLLDSWWVATIPGFAILLVSLAFNLLGDGLRDVFDPRHGG from the coding sequence ATGAATGCCGCGCCCCGACGATGGAAAGACTGGCTGCTGAGCGACACACCCGCGTCGCGCAAGCAGGCCGCGCTCGGCCTCGCTTACCGGCGCTGGCGGCGCTTCGCGGGCAATCCGCTGTCGGTCTTCGGGCTGGTGATTCTGGCCTTGCTGATCGTCATCGCGGCAATCGGGCCGCTGATCGCGCCGCACGATCCGTTGCAACAAGTGCTCTCCGACCGCCTGCTGCCGCCCGGTTCGCCGTCTCACTGGTTCGGCACCGACCAGCTTGGCCGCGACATCCTCTCACGTCTTGTGTACGGCTCGCGCCTCACGCTGTCGATTGCGATTCTCGTTGTGGTGATCGTGGTTCCGGTGGGTCTGCTGATTGGCACCACGGCGGGCTTCTTTGGCGGCTGGGTCGACAACGTGCTGATGCGGATCACCGACGTAGCGCTAGCGTTTCCGAAGATCGTGCTCGCGCTCGCTTTCGCGGCCGCGCTGGGACCCGGTGTGATCAACGCGGTGATCGCCATTTCGATTACGGCCTGGCCGGCCTATGCACGCCTCGCGCGAGCGGAAACGCTCCGGCTCGTGCAGGCCGATTTCATTCACGTCGCGCGCTTGCAGGGCGCCTCGCGGATGCGCATCCTCCTGCGCTATATCATGCCGCTCTGCTCGTCGTCGGTGATCGTGCGCGCGACGCTCGATATGGCCGGCATCATTCTCACTGTCGCGGGTCTTGGATTCCTCGGCCTCGGCGCGCAACCGCCGAGCCCTGAATGGGGTTTCATGGTCGCGTCGGGCCGCAACGTGCTGCTCGATTCGTGGTGGGTGGCTACCATTCCAGGCTTTGCCATTCTGCTGGTGAGCCTCGCCTTCAACCTGCTCGGCGACGGTCTGCGAGACGTCTTCGATCCGCGCCATGGAGGCTGA
- a CDS encoding VOC family protein has protein sequence MTAKPLTLGIDHIGLTVRNLNLTRDFFINCLGWTQIGERPSYPAAFVSDGQVMLTLWEVQNQSGRVEFDRKTNVGLHHLALRVGSETALEDVFSKVSKWPGVEVQFAPELMGAGPKRHAMIFEPGGIRIEFDFDPRTPAA, from the coding sequence ATGACGGCGAAACCACTTACGCTTGGGATCGATCACATCGGCTTGACCGTTCGCAATCTGAATCTCACTCGCGATTTTTTCATCAACTGTCTGGGATGGACGCAAATCGGCGAGAGACCGAGCTATCCAGCTGCATTCGTGTCTGACGGGCAGGTGATGCTGACGCTGTGGGAAGTGCAGAATCAATCGGGTCGGGTAGAGTTCGACCGCAAAACAAACGTGGGTCTGCACCACTTGGCATTGCGCGTCGGAAGCGAAACAGCGCTCGAGGACGTATTCTCGAAGGTGTCTAAATGGCCCGGCGTCGAAGTTCAATTTGCACCCGAACTCATGGGAGCCGGCCCAAAGCGGCACGCAATGATTTTTGAACCCGGCGGGATTCGGATTGAGTTTGACTTCGATCCTCGAACCCCTGCCGCTTGA
- a CDS encoding mandelate racemase/muconate lactonizing enzyme family protein, producing the protein MKIEMIETFPLRIPYTVDGKSEPAAWGSGNLNATDSLVVKVTTDDGIIGWGETFGFTAIPSVRVAVDKIVGPEYIGRDASQRELAMLEIQKKLHVFGRSGALMYAMSAIDIALWDIAGKSIGQPVYKLLGGSAQTHLPCYASLIRYSDPELVAHNVKRSIDAGYERLKLHEITVEAVAAAREAAGQDVEIMLDVNCPWSVREAIDMAEKFRPFNLRWFEEPVWPPENYSGLAIVRKQGRIPVAAGENASTLMDFQHLLEADSVDFIQPSPAKMGGITELQKVFPLAAAHNATVMVHTFYDGPGLLASVHASAALGGGKSLIEWRSFDLMAQLYGDAIIPKAGHIAVPQGPGLGLEPDMDVIRDYSIDL; encoded by the coding sequence ATGAAAATAGAAATGATTGAGACGTTTCCCCTACGTATTCCGTATACGGTTGACGGGAAGTCCGAGCCTGCGGCATGGGGAAGCGGAAATCTCAACGCCACTGACTCTCTTGTCGTGAAGGTAACGACGGACGACGGCATTATTGGCTGGGGAGAAACCTTTGGGTTTACCGCTATCCCTTCAGTGCGAGTGGCTGTCGACAAGATCGTCGGCCCCGAATATATCGGTCGTGACGCGTCCCAGCGTGAACTGGCGATGCTTGAGATTCAGAAAAAACTTCATGTATTCGGCCGTAGCGGCGCGTTGATGTACGCGATGTCGGCAATTGATATAGCACTCTGGGATATTGCAGGAAAGTCGATCGGGCAACCGGTCTATAAGCTGCTGGGTGGCAGTGCTCAGACACACTTGCCATGCTACGCAAGTTTGATTCGATACTCGGACCCCGAACTTGTCGCGCACAACGTAAAGCGTTCAATCGATGCTGGCTACGAACGCCTGAAGCTGCACGAGATTACGGTTGAAGCCGTGGCAGCAGCCAGAGAGGCGGCAGGTCAAGACGTGGAGATAATGCTGGACGTGAACTGTCCCTGGTCGGTACGGGAAGCAATAGACATGGCGGAGAAGTTTCGCCCCTTCAATCTGCGTTGGTTCGAAGAGCCGGTGTGGCCGCCAGAAAATTATTCGGGTCTCGCAATCGTGCGAAAGCAAGGGCGTATCCCTGTGGCCGCTGGGGAGAATGCCTCCACGTTGATGGATTTCCAGCATCTCCTCGAGGCTGATTCGGTTGACTTTATCCAGCCTAGTCCGGCGAAGATGGGCGGAATCACAGAACTGCAAAAGGTGTTTCCGCTGGCGGCAGCCCATAACGCGACCGTGATGGTACATACCTTCTACGACGGTCCCGGCCTGCTCGCGAGCGTTCATGCGAGTGCGGCGCTGGGTGGTGGAAAGTCGCTCATTGAGTGGCGTTCTTTTGACCTGATGGCGCAACTCTACGGCGACGCCATTATCCCGAAGGCAGGACACATTGCCGTGCCTCAGGGACCCGGACTTGGGCTGGAGCCGGATATGGACGTCATCCGCGACTATTCGATCGACCTGTGA
- a CDS encoding universal stress protein yields the protein MFNILIVPLDGSPQSTHVIDLVSRVAAPGTATVHLLCVVDPSYALPPGFENGVAPDGLIYPPAHAQTAFAQSVLAAAAQQLADRDLTVEQHLCAGYPADVIVEQAQLRTAEVIVMGHHHLSRIRRWAHPSASGEVIERSRCAVLIETRDES from the coding sequence ATGTTCAATATTCTCATCGTTCCGCTGGACGGCTCGCCCCAGAGTACCCACGTCATCGACCTGGTCAGCCGCGTCGCGGCGCCAGGTACGGCAACCGTACATCTTCTATGCGTAGTCGATCCATCCTACGCGTTGCCTCCCGGGTTCGAAAACGGTGTCGCGCCTGACGGCCTGATCTATCCGCCCGCACATGCGCAGACAGCATTCGCACAATCCGTCCTGGCTGCCGCAGCGCAACAGCTTGCCGACCGGGATCTAACGGTGGAGCAACACCTTTGCGCGGGATATCCCGCCGACGTTATCGTCGAACAAGCTCAGTTGCGGACCGCGGAGGTCATCGTGATGGGCCATCACCATTTGTCGCGCATACGCCGATGGGCCCACCCGTCGGCCTCCGGAGAAGTCATCGAACGGTCGCGCTGCGCGGTACTAATCGAAACGCGGGACGAAAGCTAA
- a CDS encoding ABC transporter permease: MSTPLTTFERMRALSAESASVRWTLRLVRWLITLVITFTGLLAVTFVIGRKIPIDPVLAILGDRASATAYATARLQLGLDKPLAVQFLIYVRDVLHGNFGMSLLTAHPVIEDIQRVFPATLELATLSTIIGVLIGVPLGVIAAVRHNRWIDHVARFVGLVGSSVPVFWLGLMGLLLFYAKLHWVAGPGRVDPVFDGMVDTHTGSLLIDSLMAGEWDVFFNAFSHIALPAAILGYYSVAYLSRMTRSFMLEQLSQEYITTARAKGLPERRVIWRHAFGNIAVPLLTVIALTYSYLLEGSVLTEIVFAWPGIGSYLTGALLNADMNAVLGSTLVIGVTFIALNLLTDALYRVFDPRAR, translated from the coding sequence ATGTCGACTCCCCTCACGACTTTCGAGCGCATGCGCGCGCTTTCGGCTGAAAGCGCCAGCGTGCGCTGGACCTTGCGCCTCGTGCGCTGGCTCATCACGCTCGTGATCACCTTCACCGGGTTGCTGGCGGTCACGTTCGTGATCGGCCGCAAAATACCGATCGATCCGGTGCTGGCTATTCTCGGCGATCGCGCGTCGGCGACGGCCTACGCGACGGCGCGTCTGCAGCTCGGGCTCGACAAGCCGCTCGCCGTGCAGTTCCTGATCTATGTGCGCGATGTGCTGCATGGCAACTTCGGCATGTCGCTGCTAACCGCGCACCCTGTTATCGAAGACATCCAGCGTGTGTTTCCCGCGACGCTCGAACTCGCGACGCTGTCCACCATCATCGGCGTGCTGATCGGTGTGCCGCTGGGCGTGATCGCCGCCGTGCGCCACAATCGCTGGATCGATCACGTGGCGCGCTTCGTCGGCCTCGTCGGCAGTTCGGTTCCGGTGTTCTGGCTCGGGCTGATGGGCCTGCTGCTGTTCTATGCGAAGCTGCACTGGGTAGCGGGTCCGGGACGCGTCGATCCGGTATTCGACGGGATGGTCGATACGCACACGGGCAGCCTGCTCATCGATTCGCTCATGGCGGGCGAATGGGACGTGTTTTTCAATGCGTTCTCGCATATCGCGCTGCCTGCTGCCATTCTCGGCTACTACTCGGTCGCCTATCTGAGCCGCATGACGCGTTCGTTCATGCTCGAACAACTCAGCCAGGAGTACATCACCACGGCACGCGCGAAAGGCTTGCCCGAGCGCCGGGTGATCTGGCGCCACGCGTTCGGCAATATCGCCGTGCCGCTGCTGACCGTGATCGCCCTCACATACAGCTATCTGCTCGAAGGCTCGGTGCTCACCGAAATCGTCTTCGCGTGGCCGGGAATCGGATCGTATCTGACCGGCGCCCTGCTGAACGCCGATATGAACGCGGTGCTCGGCAGCACGCTCGTAATCGGCGTCACGTTCATCGCGCTCAACCTGCTGACCGACGCGCTTTATCGCGTGTTCGATCCGCGCGCCCGCTGA
- a CDS encoding heme-binding protein has translation MFALLPPTDRLQLSTAAPRGITMKNFSLTGQLCVALLISPAIQAQEPPAPGYHYTLPLDVALDAAKEAIRVCETKHYWVTATVLDMDGVPQVILRGDRSTVHTAESSMRKAFTVVTLGPEFGFDRSSGFFDLMKTSPYAPQLATVHNVMALPGAVAFKVRGEMVGALGVGGAPGGDKDEVCAAAGVAKVTDRLPH, from the coding sequence ATGTTCGCGTTACTGCCTCCTACTGATCGGTTGCAACTGTCTACCGCGGCACCGCGAGGTATAACCATGAAAAATTTTAGTTTGACCGGGCAGCTGTGCGTTGCATTGTTAATATCACCGGCAATTCAGGCGCAAGAGCCGCCGGCGCCGGGCTATCACTACACATTGCCGCTCGACGTGGCTCTCGATGCCGCGAAAGAAGCGATTCGCGTGTGCGAAACAAAGCATTACTGGGTGACTGCTACCGTGCTCGATATGGACGGCGTACCGCAAGTGATACTGCGCGGAGACAGGAGCACTGTACACACTGCTGAATCGAGCATGCGTAAAGCGTTCACCGTCGTGACGCTAGGTCCGGAGTTCGGCTTCGACCGGTCGAGTGGCTTCTTCGATTTGATGAAGACGAGCCCATACGCGCCGCAACTCGCAACCGTGCACAACGTCATGGCGTTGCCGGGGGCAGTAGCCTTCAAGGTGAGGGGAGAGATGGTCGGCGCGCTCGGCGTCGGCGGGGCGCCCGGCGGTGACAAGGATGAGGTGTGTGCCGCCGCGGGCGTGGCGAAAGTCACGGACCGCTTACCACACTGA
- a CDS encoding ABC transporter ATP-binding protein, producing the protein MIDVNALTVRFRTKTGDFDAVREASFHVGEGEVFGLVGESGSGKSTILRALTGLAPVAAGHMKIGSHVLGEKIDRSFRRDVQMVFQDPYGSLHPRFTVDQTLREPLTINGIDRQEQRIVDALREVGLGPAYRFRYPHQLSGGQRQRVAIARALIVEPRVLLLDEPTSALDVSVQAEILNLLRRLHRERNLTMILVSHNLAVVGFLCSRVAVMRNGEIVEQRDIAAIRAQQVEHEYTRSLLLATTGYRRESVRAAGADTLL; encoded by the coding sequence ATGATCGATGTCAACGCCCTGACGGTCCGCTTCAGGACCAAAACCGGTGATTTCGACGCAGTTCGCGAGGCGAGCTTTCATGTCGGCGAAGGAGAAGTGTTCGGGCTGGTCGGCGAATCGGGCTCCGGCAAGTCGACGATCCTGCGCGCGCTAACCGGCCTCGCGCCGGTCGCCGCCGGCCATATGAAAATCGGCTCACACGTGCTCGGCGAGAAAATCGACCGTTCCTTTCGACGCGACGTACAGATGGTCTTTCAGGATCCGTACGGCTCACTGCATCCGCGTTTCACGGTCGATCAGACCTTGCGCGAGCCGCTGACCATCAACGGCATCGACCGGCAGGAACAGCGCATTGTCGATGCGCTGCGCGAAGTCGGTTTGGGTCCGGCGTATCGTTTCCGCTATCCGCATCAATTGTCGGGAGGACAGCGGCAGCGCGTCGCGATTGCGCGGGCGCTGATTGTCGAACCGCGCGTGCTGCTGCTCGATGAACCGACATCCGCGCTCGACGTTTCCGTGCAAGCCGAAATCCTCAACTTGCTGCGACGGCTTCATCGCGAACGCAATCTGACCATGATTCTCGTGAGCCACAACCTCGCGGTGGTCGGCTTTCTCTGCTCGCGCGTCGCGGTCATGCGTAATGGCGAGATCGTCGAGCAGCGCGACATCGCCGCCATTCGCGCGCAGCAGGTCGAGCATGAGTACACGCGCAGCCTGCTGCTCGCGACGACGGGCTACCGGCGCGAGTCGGTTCGGGCTGCTGGGGCGGACACGCTGTTGTAA